The Dreissena polymorpha isolate Duluth1 chromosome 4, UMN_Dpol_1.0, whole genome shotgun sequence region TTTAATAATCTAAAACTGATTAAAATCGAATAATGACAATATTTGACTAAATGACAACGTTCAAATGATCATATATTGATGACATATATATTTCAAAGGTAGAGTTATGAACGCATGGATGCTTCAAAGACACAAGTTACATTTAAACAGGGTAAAACAAAAACTTCACCTACCATTCCGAAAACCTGCCACAACCTCAATGACAAACTGACTTTTGGTTTCGgtgggaaaaaaatgtgactgATTCCTTGAAACCCGTAACCTGCCTCTAAAATTTCTGGTACCACTCGTCGTTCTCATTAGCAATATACAGACGTGGAACTAATGTATGTAATataatatctttaccacgaaacGATATATTTTAGTGcaactttatttttatattttgaacgGAACCTTGCCACGTATGATATCTATTGCAAAAAAACAGCTATAGTCTAAATACCAATCCATTATTAAACGACAATTACTAGCGACTAGGGTTCAAACGGGTCATCAACTGTCTTAGGATTGGGACGCGGGTCAATATTAAAATACCTGTGGAATTTCGGGTCGGTCCAGGTTAGGATTTAAATAAGTAAACACCAAATCTAAAACTGCATTCACTAACGCGTCCCCGTTATCAAAATAATAGACAGTACATCTATCACAAGGTTTAgtataatcaataaaatattgacTAAAATACTGAATCATGCAACTATTTGTTAAGTGTGCACCATAATGTGTTGAGGATAAATGTCAGTATTCTTTGGCACTTAGGTCATTCTCTTAACATTATTTACTTGCTACATGGATACAAACACAGAAAAAACAGAAACACTACACATTTTCAAACTATATAAAGTATCTCTTACTTTGACGTGAAGGcaaaaatataacttattaaTGTTCGCTTAAAGTACCGTTTCAAGTTTGAAGtcaataaacatgtaaaataccTGTTTTGTTTCAGAAATTCGACATGCATTTGTCcgaagtatttttattatttccagAATACAATACATTTACTTACTTGCATTTGGTGTGTGTATTATCTTAATTGTAAATCAAACAACGCATACAGTAATTTAGAAGAAAGTTTTAATCCATTTCTTTCACCCATCGAGAAAAATCCTTCATATTCAATTCATGAATAACCCACAAGACCCGCTATCGTTGGCAAAAGGTTAGTCCCGAATTTTTCTACCCGCAAATCCGATTCGTTTTTGAACCCATCTAATGTGTCAGTCgtaaataatccggtcgccggccaaTGTGTCTGATCACCAGGTATCGGGAAGAGTGGACATGTCGGAGCCGTcggccgtccgatgagtgacacagtttaatacctcagtcacaaatagagaccgatcaccgtccgatcaacGTGTATTATGAAGATCTCCTTCCGGCGTCCGTCAGTCATTGTGCGGACACCCTCCgtcaatcagacggtcgccggtcGATGTATATGTCCCTGGGAACTACCTAGATTTTTACCGGTACATGTACAATGAACCCTATGTCAGGCGaccgccgggcgataaccgtgcgttgatcgtctgATCTTTTTTCGAGTTCAACTCGATTCCATCCCAgacccgacgtcgggtaaaattgtAATCGAGACTTAAAATTATCCAGACGCCGCCCGAGGCTACATAATGACCCGGTGTACGTGCGATTATCGGTCGGGCGCCATCCCGATAAGCGAaaaaatacgtcgtccgctgatcggacggtgatcgatCTCTATTTGTGACTGGTGTATAAGCCCTACAAGCgactttatatataaaaaaacatcgcGGTTCTAATACAATAACGAATCGTATCTATAACCGTCGTTTTACTTTATTGCATTTCGTGAACACACcttttattggcgtcgccctggagggcggcgactagtatgtaatgcatttttttttcgcttatgggaggagaagttattttactgatcaatgtatatatttttgttttaagaatatcttgcatagtggttattttttgtgtaaattattgtaaataagtactgcatttgtgcctattacatttattacaacatttattgccaataatgcaaagctaattgttttaattaataactgatccacaactgatcacaggggaaagatcacagggactgggcaaatacgcgaaactttctggttttgtataaaaacaaatgatgttttgtataacaacaaaacataatcaaaatatattaattgtgtgttttttctaatttgcttatttcgtggagaatcaatgtagtacgatatttgacgacctatcgcgcaagcaagtttattggaaggcgtattggtacgaaaacgtacaatgtattagtttattaatagacatataataacgatcgctatacacaacttcaccaaatagcagtacataagtgaatggcAGCCGGAATacctcagttgggagagcgtcagactgaagttgtttacgcaacagtcatctaaaggcccacggttcaatcccgggttccggcaggCTGACACTTTTTTCGGTCTggttaatacatataataaagctttattttatgtagacatttaaaaatccattttactacaattggacatttttattaaaattaataaatgcaacgtggtgacaacgttaattaaaatttcttaaatcacttaaatatcttataaaaaatacacgtgtttttatattaacaaataaatgcaaacaacacatctattattcATGTATtattatggttgtctatcataggtctgtccctaccacatatagagtgcgaagcgcgacacgtattattgattgtaacaatgagttgcgataaaggaagcagtcgCTAATCAatgaggagctgtgtcccagcaagccgtttccctagagtcaagcactcctcgcagttatttttaagaaccacatacagagcgcgaagcgcgtcacgtattactatccaggtggtatgggccctttagcattatccgaccattacgtccatagttatcttccttagaatttgagaaattttgaaatccttgttcaaagtccaaaattttcatccgattgttcccaaactttcacatgtttttttatcaatgaggacccaacccaaactctaaatgagcaatatcggaccataagtacagaattatgtctctttgaatttaaaaataaaagtgaaaaactgcttggttaggtgattatgtcaacattttttatcagattctttccaaacttacagtgtcttcatatcaatgagcattttaacctcatttaaaatgagaaacatcgggataataagtccagatttttttctattcaattttacaaaataaacaatttccacttgtttaaaagatttcacaactttcgtctgaatctttccaaacttgttaagtgtttttatatcagtattactcgaaacctattgaaaatgatgaatatcgtagcaataaatctattatgatcttttactaaatttcaaagtattgtgaaatgcagcttctttatacaatttacagttttcattcatttttttttcaaacttttacagtgttttcataacAATGAGTACTCAACACCtatagtagaaaaaaaatcgttccatgtaacttcattgagtgccttttacactgaaattcctgacgccctttgatgctttgcatcaatacttatcttgttctgATTTTGAAATTACTTGGCACACACGTATCATCATATCAACTCTACACGTGTCATACAACACCCTTGTCTCTAAAAGGTCTACGCTTTAACAGACAGTTGGTATTCATGTATTGTTATGCCATTGCAGTGGAAAGGATGTTCGTGGTACAGTTCCATATATTAAGTACTTGTGTTGAACACTATGATGCAGTTAAGCGCACAATAACAATCTTAGGTCATGTTATATGAACACAATTTAGATATATACCATTGCCCTGATATATATGTGAGCATGAAtcatattacatacatgtattatgattcGTATGCAGGTCAATGTGTACAAGAACCTATTCTTCTTATAACCACCCTATATTTATCCATTGAACATGGTTATAGTTAAACTGATTAATTaatacctatttattttagtctCAGGCTtcttgaaacgctctcgagttcgaGACCTGGTTATAACCCTTTCTTGGTGCCTTTGTCTGAGATGGAGATGGAGTGGAGATCACACCGTAACGTTCCGATCACCATATCCACTAGGCTACGGAGACCATGGGGTCTTGTTATGCTTATAGTAACGATACTTGGTAGAGGAGAGCATTGGTCGCTTGTTCACTGGCGACTTTTAATGGTAACAGTAGCGATACTTTGTATAAGACAACTTGGATGTTTgggcgatttttttttcaaatattcgaACCATGGTTATATTTCGCAAGTAACGAGATGAAAAAATTTAAGTCCGACATTTCTTTAACAGTAAAACATTTATGTTCTTTTTACAGATACCCTTTATAAAATGAAGATCGCATTGTATTGCTTTTTACGTCAGTTGTGCCATAAAGGGACACAATAACTACTTTCGCGAGGGCTTCTTTTCTCAAACAAATTTGCTTTTTGGTTAATGCAGATGAGGAGTCTTTTTATATATGGCATTTGCGAAGGCGTATTATGTATATTTGCTCACTGGTTCGTAGATATCCggttaaaaaaatcaacatacgTGGGCCAAATTAACTTAACATAATCAATGTCGGTCACCCCTGGTCTGTTTTGGCTGCTATACCCTTACACAACTCACAACGACGATGTTCTTGACCCAGATAAGTCAAAAGACATGCGCTTATATGAAAACTTTGATAAATTGCTTTCGTCTTCAGTGCACAGTATACACTTCTATTCCGAAATACCAACGTTATACGATCAAAATATAATCGACCAGACACGCTTTGTcgtgaatttatttattttactcaTGGGATACATATCAATATAAACtgaaaataacattatattatttatatacattacaTACATTTTACATAATCATACAAGTGCCCTATATGCGCACGCAATTGTGTACCTACATGTTCGTTTTTTTGCCATGAATAATTACGATTTAACCCATGAACATGTACTTGTAATTGTACGAAAGGGACAGGAAAGTAAACATCATACACTTAAATGTCAACAAATCTCAAAAACGACTTTTTAGTGCATGGACATAGTAGAAGTGCTTTTTTTAAATACGATATGATGAATGTGTTtagacattaaaacaaatatatttcgttgaaattttatttgtgtttcttAATTCAAAATCAACATCGGTGGTGAGAAAGTCCCAGTTAGGATATTAATTCGTTATCAAATGTTCCTTCGTTTATTGTTAATATTACAAAATCATGACTCACATTTTGTAGAAAAATCACCATTGGGTCTAAACTGACAGAGTGATCGGCAATTTATGATTTATTGAGAGTAATTATAtcgaaaaatcatttaaaatacatttcttcACGTAATCTATAAGTCCCAGAGCTGTATTTTAACATGATAAATGTTATATTAGTATTGTAGTAAATTTGAGCAAAGCATCCCCAATGGGGGGAAAATTTGCCGAACCCTGCTAGCAACTTGTTACTcttatatgtatacagtgaacaCAGTAGCAAACATCTTCTCTCTAACTTAAATGCGTAGTGCCTAGAGTTTTGATATTTTGAATCATCTAGAGGTTATGTACAAagcttgttcaaattatgccccgggATTAAAACTGGTCACGCGCCTTAGATCACACGGACTATACTACAGCATTTAATAGGTTAATAACGAAAACCCAAGGTATACAACATAACTCATAGTTATTTAGAAACGCTGTTTAACTGCTGTTCCATTGAGCAAAGTACATTGCTTAGTTCAACAGAATTTCAAATTTAGATGATATACACTCGCATATAACATGGAAAGTATACGAGTTATATTAAGTAGGTCCCTTAAGGTTATTTCAAACCCAAAAcccaaaatataaacaaatacaataatttttacACACTTTCATAGTGTTTCAAAATGGTTGTATAATCAAGTGAAAAAGCATTGAATACAATAAACCTGTatcaaaccattttcaaaataaaaggaTGAAGATAATCGACAATAGTACAGTGAATAaaatacattcataaataaaacaaaaaatggcaCAACTGTTATAAAGCAGGTGTCGATGccatttttaaatgatatgtttgcAAAGAATCCTGAATCGTGTCTGAACGTTATTAATGTAACACAAGCTGTCAGCGATCAGCTCTTATGTGTTATTTGATACTTTGAAAACAGAAGAGACCTATTAATGTCAGAACACAAACAATAAGTTTGATATGTATTTGATGCTAAAGTTTGTTACTACTTCACacttaaagtttcaagtaaacaCATTTAAGGTTAACTATTCCTGGAATTTATTCTTAAAACAAGTTATGGGTGATTTTAATTGATGGGCGGTGTAGCTGTTGAAGTTACTTAGTCAGTTTCAGACGAGGACGTCGAACCTTGAACGAAATGAAAACTGACCTGCATTTCTTGTAGCCACTACAGCAAATACAAAAACACTGTGTACATGGGCATGTTCGAATGTAGATATTCCGTCCTTTTACGAAAAGTTCTTTAAATCAGAAAGTTAATTGGCAACAGTGTGATGTTTCCCGTAGCTTCTTCCTGGCACTCTACTGTAATTTCAGTACCACCAAAAATCATGCGAACCTTAACTGACCGCTTGGTCCCACTTCCGGCAAGTGGTACATCAATGCCGCCAATTTTCTGGCATCCGACATCGGTTGTAAATTTTGGATTTTTGTCACTAGTAGCAAATATCTCCACACTCATAGATTTCTGATCATCGAAAACTGGTGTATATGATGCTTCATTCTGTGCTTGGCCGACAACAAGCGTATCTCCAACTTCAACAAGTTTAGAGAAAATATCTTCACACCGAATGGAACCATCTTTGTATATTATACGTTTAGACAAAGGATGCTCCCCGTCGATGAATATTTTTGCTATATCTGTACCGTATGTATACTTTGAAACGCGCTCGGTAATGGCCATGGGGAAATGACCATATATGACCGCACCCTTCATAACAGCAAGCCCTGCATCGGGTGGAACGATGATTTTCAGATGCGAAAACCGCTGTTTGATGGATTCTTGGAGAAGCATGCACTCGGAGTATCCCCCAACCATCAATATGGCCTCCACGCCCCTGCATTCTACTTTTCGTAGCAAATCAGAGACATGTTCGATGATTTGCGTCAAAGATGTGCTAAAGAACGAACGCATTATATCTGGATCCAAGCGAATTTTATCCCCGGCCAGCGTAACCTATGATCAAAACCATACCATAATTTATCGACACTACTTACTTGAAACAAGATGGATAAAAAGAaattgaatatataaatacatgatctTTGTTGAATGTCGTTCTTTTTTGCGAAATACGTATCCACTAAAAACCTTGCATTATTTTATATAGGTGTAGGCAATGTCTCACCGTTCTTGAACGGACATCATAAACATAACTACTAGAAAATAAGTTTTGAAAAAGCAATGTTGAAGTGAATTTCGTAAACTTGATCTGTTGTGTGATTTTTCATTCATGTCACCTACCTTTTTTCCGTAACCCGATGATTGCAGTTTGTCTTTCAATGTCATTCCTGTTACATCTTTCACATGATCAATCATGGTTATTTTACTAGGTTTTTAAGTGTCTATAGCTCTCTTCTTTATCTCAAAATCACGAAGAAGTTCAATGTAGTCTTCCATGTTATAATCTTTGAATTTCTGCATCGCctttttatctataaaaacataaagttatataaatataagaacaaAACATGCACCGCATaatcataaacaaaatattacaCAGTCAAGAGAAAACTCAAAACAAATATGGTATTTTGTACCTGTGATCTTTCCAAGAAATTCCATAAATGCTGCATCAACTTTCGTTCCTCCCCAGTCACCTCCGCTCGCTTTGTGGACTTCTTTAAGGTTATTTCCTGTGCATACTTCATGGACCGTAATATCAATTGTTCCACCTTAAATAGGCGAGTTGTATGGTGGTATGATTGGTGTTCAAACGATTGAGAAATGCTATTGTTAAAACAAAGGTACTTTATGCCAAAATATTTGAACTCGATATGTTTTGATTTACTATTGTCTTCAAACCTGTCATTTAATATAAACTGTAATGTTAATTGAGAATGTGCTATGAACTTGTCAAGTATGTTCCTTATATTAAAAAGACCGATCATTGAAACGTACACAACAGTAATCCAGGTGCAACATAATTGATTTTGAAGTAGTAAATGTCGACCACAATACTTGAATCTGAGTTTTCTAAGTTTACATAAAAAGCGGGGCTAAATTGCTGTGTTATTCCACTGGCTGCCGAGTGAAGTATGTGATGACCTTATAAGGTATATAAGAGTGATTGGACGTATTTTACAATTACATGATTCGGAAGGCGAATCCATAATTGCGTTTTCTACGCGGGAACATAAACCTTATGTATCGATGTTGTTGTTGCAACTGTTAATATATcctatttattttttgcataacgTTCATATGTGTACGTTGTTTTTATGGCATGTATTAGTTCTATTAAACATGTAGTTGTGTAATAATACTGCTCAGAGCATATGATGTGTTGTTCAAAACTGGACAGCAGggctttaataaataatacataaatatcaaCGACATAAAAACGAATACGATGTGAAAGCGCTaatgattatcattattattattatcattattattattattattattattattattactattattaaggataatatatatattattataatgcaAATATTTGAGAACTGCACCTCCTGCATCTAGAACTAAATATTTCTTTCCAGCCCTCATTGTGGAAAGACTTGATTCCCCATCTTTCTGGACAGGAAGATGTCTGCAGTACAGTGAGGCTGCTTCTGGTTCAAGTGCAAGGGTAAGCTTGTCTGATGAAATCCCGGCCTAAATCGATAAAGAAAACTTAAcatgaaacaataataattattagtttgGTAATGTACGAAAAGTAAATGAATTTCTAATTCCACAGAGGAATGTATATATGAATAGTCATGAAACGAATGGAATGCATTAATGGGCGCATCGCATACAACAATTCGTTAATCATCATTTATGCATAAATGAAACTAAACATCCTGAACATTTCTGCTACTTATTGTACTATCAGCTATGTAAATGCATACCTGCTCCGCAGCCAATCTCATAAACTGTTTCGCTGAATCATTCCAAATAGCAGGCACGGTAAGGACCCAGTGAATGTCGTCTGCTTTCAATCCTGCCACTTGACTTTCCGATATCTTGCACAGGTCATCCTTCATGAATCTAATGTTAATAAAGATACATAAGTAATTCCTAAGAGTGTTTTCTATATTGGATAGTACGCGTTAACCTCCACACTTTATCCAGAGTCTTCAATTAAACATTCTTGACGTACCTGATTGAAAGGGAAAACACTGTCAATGCTAGAAGCTCTCGGCCACATTCGTCTTCTAAGACTGTGTCTTTATGTATGGACTAGAAATACAAAGAACGCAAATTGCTTTATCAATGTCGCATTGGTTTATTAATGACGTTTCTTTTTATTAATCTATTTTGAAGTCTTATATTAGACCAGATTGTTTTAACTTAGCATTGTATAGTAAAACCAAATGTTTTTCCACTATCGTTTTAAGACCAATATATTAATTTACTTTTGAGGGGACATGCACTATCGTTTAAAATTAAACTGTACACATCTTATACTTCATTATTTACACGTGCTATTTCTATAGTGTTACCTTCTTCCACAATTCCATTTTGAACCTTCGAAAGTAGAACCATTGTTTGTGTTCATTGTTTTCGCTCAGTTCACTGTAGCGAGTTTCTGCATCATATGCAAATGCCTCAAGTGTCTTTCCGTCTGGTTTTATTTATACACGTAGGACCTGGAACAAACAGgattcatttcaaaagttcatattttaatatatggaAGTCGATAATCAACGTAATGATTTTATTTggttataattttatttacatgtatttacatttaaattgattaacTAAACGTTTGGTATAAACACACAGGTTAATATTACGGTAATCGATATTCAAGTGTAATATTTGAGTATAAAGTAGATTTGTGCTCGCATATAAATTTAGACAACCATCAAAAATATGTATATCGAAAGGCCAGACATATGGGTAGTGGAGACTGTCGTCAAGATTAAAAAGGTGTTTGGTAAGCGAATGATTCACAATACAAAGCATGACAAAACATTCAAGAGCACAgcatacaaaaacaaataaaactggAGTCAAACCAATTTTGTATACACATATAAGAACGACCACTGACAATGTTTGATACAATATGTAGATGCAgtgaatatataattattaaattgaaatctgaccatataaatataacaattaatagtaTTATATCAAATTTACATCtacaataacacataatttatagtagatttttgttaagaattatTATAATGGGAAGCTTATTTAACCTTTTAAGGAAGTAAGCTGGCCACCACTCCATGTTTTTGCTG contains the following coding sequences:
- the LOC127880321 gene encoding heat shock 70 kDa protein 12A-like — protein: MELWKKSIHKDTVLEDECGRELLALTVFSLSIRFMKDDLCKISESQVAGLKADDIHWVLTVPAIWNDSAKQFMRLAAEQAGISSDKLTLALEPEAASLYCRHLPVQKDGESSLSTMRAGKKYLVLDAGGGTIDITVHEVCTGNNLKEVHKASGGDWGGTKVDAAFMEFLGKITDKKAMQKFKDYNMEDYIELLRDFEIKKRAIDT